One genomic segment of Mycolicibacterium psychrotolerans includes these proteins:
- a CDS encoding helix-turn-helix domain-containing protein, with product MSSATQDPARPLELWLGALADIGEAVGGDEPVAAVLDRVARTACTLLDYDFCAVFLPDASRTALTIVGSHGLSGDYVDQVNADRPILLDMRGEREAPTSIAFRTGEVVTVEDIDRMPHFTWSGVAHEQGYRALISVPLRRSGAVVGALNGYRARPHRFDRAEIGLVSTLATQVAIALGTAQLRAAEQATIRELQRAEEVHTLLTATALRGEGVAGVASALAELLDRPVRIEDVYSEQLAAARWPGDAAPDARDTTVTDVILDGAAVARIQVLTADAELSGLDVRAMEHAAVVTALELLRARTAAEVEQRLRGSLVADLLGSDAAAMPAFLERARRLGWDLAGGQTLIALRAADSERLPGAADRFFARAVPRPLSAAHRGDLILIWPAAARAAGFAGPAVEITRRLVDHLTGTGVVEHAHAAVSAQVSAQELPATYRTLRGALGLAGDRGGPTVIDLTDITIDHLLLELGDPQRLRQFAMSVLGRAAEYDRNRSTELLDTARVVLDTGLDRRAAAARLHLHPNTVAQRMRRLEELTGLALSRPADLLQLTSALTVARIAALG from the coding sequence ATGTCATCGGCCACACAGGACCCGGCGCGGCCACTCGAGTTATGGCTCGGCGCGCTGGCCGACATCGGGGAGGCCGTCGGCGGGGACGAACCGGTGGCGGCGGTACTCGACCGGGTGGCGCGGACCGCGTGCACGCTCCTCGACTACGACTTCTGCGCGGTCTTCCTGCCCGACGCCTCCCGCACGGCGCTGACGATCGTCGGCTCACACGGGCTGTCGGGCGACTATGTGGACCAGGTCAACGCCGACCGGCCCATCCTGCTCGACATGCGCGGTGAGCGGGAGGCGCCGACGAGCATCGCGTTCCGCACCGGCGAGGTGGTGACCGTCGAGGACATCGACCGCATGCCCCATTTCACGTGGAGCGGCGTCGCCCACGAGCAGGGGTACCGGGCACTGATCTCGGTGCCGCTGCGGCGGTCCGGTGCCGTGGTCGGGGCGCTCAACGGCTACCGCGCGCGTCCGCACCGCTTCGACCGTGCCGAGATCGGGCTGGTGAGCACACTGGCGACGCAGGTCGCCATCGCGCTCGGCACGGCCCAACTGCGCGCCGCCGAGCAGGCCACCATCCGGGAACTGCAACGCGCCGAAGAGGTGCACACACTGCTGACCGCGACCGCGCTGCGCGGGGAGGGCGTGGCCGGCGTCGCGTCGGCGCTGGCCGAGCTGCTCGACCGGCCGGTCCGCATCGAGGACGTCTACTCCGAGCAGCTCGCCGCCGCGCGCTGGCCCGGGGACGCAGCCCCCGACGCGCGCGACACCACCGTGACCGACGTGATCCTCGACGGCGCCGCCGTTGCGCGGATCCAGGTGCTCACCGCCGACGCCGAGCTCTCCGGCCTCGACGTGCGGGCCATGGAGCACGCGGCGGTGGTCACCGCGCTGGAGCTGCTGCGCGCCCGGACGGCCGCCGAAGTCGAACAGCGGCTTCGTGGTTCGCTGGTGGCCGACCTGCTCGGCTCCGACGCGGCCGCCATGCCCGCATTCCTGGAGCGGGCCCGCAGGCTCGGCTGGGATCTGGCGGGCGGGCAGACGCTGATCGCGCTGCGCGCCGCCGACAGTGAGCGTCTGCCGGGCGCCGCGGACAGGTTCTTCGCCCGCGCCGTGCCGCGGCCGCTGTCCGCGGCGCACCGGGGAGACCTGATCCTGATCTGGCCCGCCGCCGCCCGGGCGGCGGGCTTCGCCGGTCCCGCCGTCGAGATCACCCGGCGGCTGGTCGATCACCTCACCGGCACAGGCGTCGTCGAGCACGCCCACGCCGCGGTGTCGGCGCAGGTGAGCGCTCAGGAGTTGCCCGCGACCTACCGGACGCTGCGCGGCGCACTGGGTCTGGCCGGCGACCGCGGTGGGCCAACGGTGATCGACCTGACCGACATCACGATCGACCACCTGCTGCTCGAACTCGGTGATCCGCAACGGCTCCGGCAGTTCGCGATGTCGGTGCTCGGCCGGGCCGCCGAGTACGACCGCAACCGCTCGACCGAGTTGCTCGACACCGCGCGGGTGGTGCTCGACACAGGGCTGGACCGGCGCGCCGCCGCGGCCCGGTTGCACCTGCACCCCAACACCGTGGCCCAGCGGATGCGCCGGCTCGAGGAGCTGACCGGTCTTGCGCTGTCCCGGCCTGCCGACCTGCTGCAGCTCACGTCCGCGCTGACGGTCGCCCGGATCGCCGCCTTGGGCTGA
- the hrpA gene encoding ATP-dependent RNA helicase HrpA has protein sequence MPDPTSAEVRALRARLDGLTIRDAARLGRKLRTMRSPDPAQLERLTRQIATAEALVATREAAVPAISYPDLPVSERRGDIAAAIAANQVVIVAGETGSGKTTQLPKICLELGRGIRGTIGHTQPRRLAARTVAQRIADELGTPLGDAVGYTVRFTDQASDRTLVRLMTDGILLADIQRDRRLLRYDTLIIDEAHERSLNIDFLLGYLRQLLPRRPDLKVIVTSATIEPQRFADHFGGAPILEVSGRTYPVEIRYRPLEVPVVADGDDPDDPDHEVVRTELRDPTEAIVDGVRELAAEPPGDVLVFLSGEREIRDTAEALRADLGEQTEVLPLYARLPTAEQQKVFSPSRSRRRVVLATNVAETSLTVPGIRYVVDPGTARISRYSRRTKVQRLPIEPISQASAAQRAGRSGRTAPGVCIRLYSEEDFAARPRYTDPEILRTNLAAVILQMAALGFGDIEGFGFLDPPDARSIRDGIALLTELGAFTDGELTPLGRRLAQIPVDPRLGRMILQAETEGCVREMLLLAAALSIPDPRERPADREEAARQKHARFADEHSDFVSFLNLWRYLGEQRKERSGSSFRRMCREEFLHYLRIREWQDLVGQLRSICRDLGITESDDPADAARVHAALTAGLLSHVGMRDESKGRDSREFQGARNARFVLAPGSVLTRRPPRWVVVADLVETSRLYGRTAARIDPETVERVAGHLVQRSHSEPHWDAERGAVMAYERVTLYALPLVARRRVGYAEIDPPVARELFIRHALVEQDWRTRHHFFADNARLRSELTELEERARRRDLLVDDDEIFAFYDARIPAEVVSARHFDGWWRKQRHRTPDLLTMTRDDLLRNDSGAEQPDAWEAGDLALPLTYRYDPGAADDGVTVHVPVDVLARLGGDDFAWQVPALREELLTALIRSLPKDLRRNFVPAPDTARALLASITPERGPLLDAVQRELRRRTGILVPIDAFDLEKIPPHLRVTFAVEGGDGAVVARGKDLGVLQRTLAAPARDAVAAAAGDLERSGLRTWPDIDELPRVVERQGASGHTVRGYPALVDDRTSVSVKVFPTEAEQAVAAPAGTRRLLRLAGPSVAKAVEKALDTRTRLTLGTNPDGSLTALVDDCADAAMQVLVAEPVWRRAEFEQARARVAEALVPTTLDVVRRAGKVIAALHDVQLALPDTPTAAQADAIADIRDQLARLVPAGFVAAAGASRLADLTRYLIAVNRRLERLPHGLGADRERMDRVAAVRDAYDDVVSALSPARAAADDVRDIAWMIEELRVSLWAQQLGTPRPVSEQRIHRAIDALSR, from the coding sequence ATGCCCGATCCGACCTCGGCCGAGGTGCGTGCGCTGCGCGCGCGGCTGGACGGCCTGACGATCCGCGACGCGGCGCGGCTGGGCCGAAAGCTGCGCACGATGCGCTCGCCCGACCCCGCGCAGCTCGAGCGGCTGACCCGCCAGATCGCGACCGCCGAGGCGCTGGTCGCCACCCGCGAGGCCGCCGTGCCGGCCATCAGCTATCCGGATCTGCCGGTCAGCGAGCGGCGCGGCGACATCGCGGCCGCGATCGCCGCGAACCAGGTGGTGATCGTGGCCGGGGAGACGGGCTCGGGCAAGACCACGCAGCTGCCGAAGATCTGCCTGGAACTGGGCCGTGGCATCCGCGGCACGATCGGTCACACCCAGCCGCGTCGCCTCGCCGCGCGCACGGTCGCCCAGCGCATCGCCGACGAACTGGGCACCCCGCTGGGCGACGCGGTGGGCTACACCGTGCGCTTCACCGATCAGGCGAGCGACCGCACCCTGGTCCGGCTGATGACCGACGGCATCCTGCTCGCCGACATCCAGCGCGACCGGCGACTGCTGCGCTACGACACGCTGATCATCGACGAGGCCCACGAGCGCAGCCTGAACATCGACTTCCTGCTGGGCTATCTGCGGCAGCTCCTGCCGCGCAGGCCCGACCTGAAGGTGATCGTCACGTCGGCGACCATCGAGCCGCAGCGCTTCGCCGACCATTTCGGTGGGGCACCGATCCTCGAGGTGAGCGGCCGCACCTACCCGGTCGAAATCCGTTACCGGCCTCTGGAAGTGCCCGTGGTGGCCGACGGCGACGACCCGGACGATCCCGACCACGAGGTGGTCCGGACCGAGCTGCGCGACCCGACCGAGGCGATCGTCGACGGGGTGCGCGAACTCGCCGCCGAACCGCCCGGCGACGTGCTGGTGTTCCTGTCGGGGGAGCGCGAGATCCGCGACACCGCCGAAGCTCTCCGCGCCGACCTGGGCGAGCAGACCGAGGTGCTGCCGCTGTACGCGCGGCTGCCCACCGCCGAGCAGCAGAAGGTGTTCTCTCCCAGCCGTTCCCGGCGGCGCGTCGTGCTGGCTACCAACGTCGCCGAGACGTCGCTGACGGTGCCGGGCATCCGCTACGTCGTCGACCCGGGGACCGCGCGGATCTCGCGCTACAGCCGCCGCACCAAGGTGCAGCGGCTGCCGATCGAGCCGATCTCCCAGGCCTCGGCCGCGCAGCGCGCCGGCCGGTCCGGGCGCACCGCGCCGGGCGTCTGCATCCGGCTCTACTCCGAGGAGGACTTCGCCGCGCGGCCCCGCTACACCGACCCGGAGATCCTGCGCACCAACCTCGCCGCGGTGATCCTGCAGATGGCCGCGCTCGGATTCGGCGACATCGAGGGGTTCGGGTTCCTCGACCCGCCCGACGCGCGCAGCATCCGCGACGGCATCGCGCTGCTGACCGAACTCGGCGCGTTCACCGACGGCGAGCTCACCCCGCTGGGCCGCCGGCTCGCCCAGATCCCGGTCGACCCGCGGCTGGGCCGGATGATCCTGCAGGCCGAGACCGAGGGCTGTGTGCGCGAGATGCTGTTGCTGGCCGCCGCACTGTCGATCCCCGACCCGCGTGAGCGGCCCGCCGACCGGGAGGAGGCCGCCCGCCAGAAGCACGCGCGGTTCGCCGACGAGCACTCCGACTTCGTGTCGTTCCTGAACCTGTGGCGGTATCTGGGCGAGCAACGAAAAGAGCGCAGCGGCAGCTCGTTCCGACGGATGTGCCGCGAGGAGTTCCTGCACTACCTGCGGATCCGCGAATGGCAGGACCTGGTCGGCCAGCTGCGGTCCATCTGCCGCGATCTGGGCATCACCGAGTCCGACGATCCGGCCGACGCGGCCCGGGTGCATGCGGCGCTGACGGCCGGGCTGCTGTCGCACGTCGGGATGCGCGACGAGTCGAAAGGACGCGACTCCCGGGAGTTTCAGGGCGCGCGCAACGCCCGTTTCGTGCTGGCGCCCGGTTCGGTGCTGACCCGCAGGCCGCCGCGCTGGGTGGTGGTGGCCGACCTGGTCGAGACCAGCCGGCTCTACGGCAGGACTGCCGCGCGCATCGACCCGGAGACCGTCGAGCGGGTGGCCGGGCACCTGGTGCAGCGCAGTCACAGTGAACCGCACTGGGACGCCGAGCGCGGCGCGGTGATGGCTTACGAGCGGGTGACCCTCTACGCCCTTCCGCTGGTGGCGCGCCGGCGGGTTGGGTACGCCGAGATCGACCCGCCGGTGGCGCGGGAGCTGTTCATCCGGCACGCCCTGGTCGAGCAGGACTGGCGCACGCGGCACCACTTCTTCGCCGACAACGCCCGGCTGCGCAGCGAGCTGACCGAACTCGAGGAGCGGGCCCGCCGCCGCGATCTGCTGGTCGACGACGACGAGATCTTCGCGTTCTACGACGCCCGCATCCCGGCCGAGGTGGTGTCGGCCCGCCACTTCGACGGGTGGTGGCGCAAGCAGCGCCACCGCACACCGGATCTGCTGACGATGACGCGGGATGATCTGCTGCGCAACGACTCCGGCGCCGAGCAGCCCGACGCCTGGGAGGCCGGCGACCTCGCGCTGCCGCTCACCTACCGCTACGATCCGGGCGCGGCCGACGACGGCGTCACGGTGCACGTCCCCGTCGACGTGCTGGCACGGCTCGGCGGCGACGACTTCGCCTGGCAGGTCCCCGCGCTGCGGGAGGAACTGCTCACCGCGCTGATCCGGTCGCTGCCCAAGGATCTGCGCCGCAACTTCGTGCCCGCCCCCGACACCGCGCGGGCGCTGCTGGCCTCGATCACGCCCGAGCGCGGACCGCTGCTCGACGCGGTGCAGCGCGAATTACGCAGGCGCACCGGCATTCTGGTGCCGATCGATGCCTTCGATCTGGAGAAGATCCCGCCACACCTGCGGGTGACGTTCGCGGTCGAGGGTGGGGACGGCGCGGTCGTCGCGCGCGGCAAGGATCTCGGCGTATTGCAGCGCACACTCGCCGCACCGGCGCGGGACGCCGTCGCGGCCGCTGCCGGTGACCTGGAACGCAGCGGGTTGCGCACGTGGCCCGACATCGACGAACTGCCTCGGGTGGTCGAGCGGCAGGGCGCCTCCGGGCACACGGTGCGCGGATACCCGGCGCTGGTCGACGACCGGACGTCGGTGTCGGTGAAGGTCTTTCCCACCGAAGCCGAGCAGGCGGTCGCCGCACCGGCGGGGACGCGACGGCTGCTGCGCCTGGCCGGCCCGTCGGTGGCCAAAGCCGTGGAGAAGGCCCTGGACACCCGGACGCGGCTGACGCTGGGCACCAACCCGGACGGTTCGCTGACCGCACTCGTCGATGATTGCGCCGACGCCGCGATGCAGGTGCTGGTGGCTGAACCGGTCTGGCGCCGTGCGGAATTCGAGCAGGCCCGGGCGCGGGTGGCCGAGGCGCTGGTGCCCACCACGCTCGACGTGGTGCGGCGTGCCGGAAAGGTGATCGCCGCGCTGCACGACGTGCAGCTCGCCCTGCCCGACACCCCCACCGCGGCACAGGCCGACGCGATCGCCGACATCCGCGACCAGCTCGCGCGCCTGGTGCCTGCCGGTTTCGTGGCCGCGGCCGGCGCGTCGCGGCTGGCCGACCTGACCCGCTACCTGATCGCGGTGAACCGGCGGCTGGAACGATTGCCGCACGGGCTGGGCGCCGACCGGGAGCGGATGGACCGGGTGGCCGCCGTCCGCGACGCCTACGACGACGTCGTCTCCGCGCTGTCACCCGCGCGTGCCGCCGCCGACGACGTGCGCGACATCGCATGGATGATCGAGGAATTGCGGGTGAGCCTGTGGGCCCAGCAGCTCGGCACCCCGCGTCCGGTCAGCGAGCAACGGATCCACCGCGCCATCGATGCGCTCTCCCGCTGA
- a CDS encoding ABC transporter substrate-binding protein translates to MRPTNRIWRRVTLAVVASATLVLSTGCSAGLGGPASSRTAQDGVIRFTFAPDPIWDYMNETGVVDAWQQETGYRIETSATWDEFGLFAGGHADIISTASFEVPGLEEQTRRETLIIGRYNAERSRILVRADDPARSLADLRGKRLGVFTTVSGTLVWSALVKQMHDMDLAGGDFDVIVADIQNLSNLLARGEIDACICYPDLSARELRDGSVRPLYDGKSSADLFAELDAPGHDGPMGNVFVARKDWVDAHPAEVSAFLDLWDRGLAEWQAHRDEMIERYPQHFAVSTPEDIAFMKAYVADHDWVVDEVRFDPQWAEDESSIFDLMRATGVIGDGVTDPKFLPTQGVQP, encoded by the coding sequence GTGAGGCCAACGAATCGAATCTGGCGGCGGGTGACGCTCGCCGTCGTCGCGAGCGCGACACTCGTGCTGAGCACCGGGTGCTCCGCCGGGCTGGGCGGCCCGGCATCGTCCCGCACGGCACAGGACGGCGTCATCCGCTTCACGTTCGCGCCCGACCCGATCTGGGACTACATGAACGAGACCGGCGTCGTCGACGCCTGGCAGCAGGAGACCGGCTACCGCATCGAGACCAGCGCCACCTGGGACGAGTTCGGGCTGTTCGCCGGCGGCCACGCCGACATCATCTCCACCGCCTCGTTCGAGGTGCCCGGCCTCGAGGAGCAGACCCGACGCGAGACCCTGATCATCGGCCGGTACAACGCCGAACGCAGCCGCATCCTGGTGCGCGCCGACGACCCCGCCCGGTCCTTGGCCGATCTGCGGGGCAAGCGGCTCGGCGTGTTCACCACCGTCTCGGGCACGCTGGTGTGGAGCGCGCTGGTCAAACAGATGCACGACATGGACCTCGCCGGGGGCGACTTCGACGTGATCGTCGCCGACATCCAGAACCTGTCGAACCTGTTGGCGCGCGGTGAGATCGACGCCTGCATCTGCTACCCCGACCTGTCCGCCCGCGAACTGCGGGACGGCTCGGTGCGCCCGCTCTACGACGGGAAGTCCTCGGCGGACCTGTTCGCCGAACTCGACGCGCCCGGCCACGACGGCCCGATGGGCAACGTGTTCGTCGCCCGCAAGGACTGGGTGGACGCGCACCCGGCCGAGGTGTCGGCCTTCCTCGACCTGTGGGACCGCGGGCTCGCCGAATGGCAGGCGCACCGCGACGAGATGATCGAACGCTATCCCCAGCACTTCGCGGTCTCCACGCCCGAGGACATCGCGTTCATGAAAGCCTATGTCGCCGACCATGACTGGGTGGTCGACGAGGTCCGCTTCGACCCGCAGTGGGCAGAAGACGAGAGTTCGATCTTCGACCTGATGCGTGCCACGGGCGTCATCGGCGACGGCGTCACCGATCCGAAGTTCCTGCCCACCCAAGGAGTCCAGCCGTGA
- a CDS encoding protein adenylyltransferase SelO, with translation MSIALQDTFVRDLPELAVRWQAEAAPNPQLLVLNEPLAAELGLDPAWLRSPQGLGLLAGTEVPAGATPVAQAYAGHQFGGFVPRLGDGRALLLGELADADGRVRDLHLKGSGRTPFARGGDGLAAVGPMVREYVISESMHALGIPTTRSLAVVATGRPVYRETELPGAVLARVASSHLRVGSFQYASLVAGHTGDLGVLRRLADHAIARHHPDAAGSGQPYRALLEAVTGVQADLIAQWMLVGFVHGVMNTDNMTISGETIDYGPCAFMEAFDPQTVFSSIDSMGRYAYGNQPAIALWNLARFAEALLPLFTEDPEDLDTAVAMAEESLGTFRTRYEQRWAEGMRAKLGIGSAAPEQADALIAELLVQMQGSRVDHTSFYRRLASAARGDAEPARGEFVDLAAFDAWLARWRELGPDPAAMDAVNPIYIPRNHLVEEALAAATDGDLGPVGSLLDAVRSPFEERAGLQRYAEPGREEFSAGFRTFCGT, from the coding sequence ATGAGCATCGCGCTGCAGGACACGTTCGTCCGTGACCTTCCGGAGCTCGCGGTGCGCTGGCAGGCCGAGGCGGCGCCGAATCCGCAGCTGCTGGTGCTGAACGAGCCGCTGGCCGCCGAACTGGGACTGGATCCGGCGTGGCTGCGCAGCCCGCAGGGTCTGGGCCTGCTGGCCGGCACCGAGGTCCCGGCCGGCGCGACGCCGGTGGCGCAGGCGTACGCCGGTCATCAGTTCGGCGGCTTCGTCCCGCGGCTGGGCGACGGGCGGGCGCTGCTGCTCGGCGAACTCGCCGACGCCGACGGCCGCGTGCGCGATCTGCATCTGAAGGGCTCCGGCCGCACCCCGTTCGCCCGGGGCGGGGACGGGCTGGCCGCGGTCGGCCCGATGGTGCGCGAGTACGTGATCAGCGAGTCGATGCACGCGCTGGGCATCCCGACCACCCGCTCGCTGGCCGTGGTCGCCACCGGCAGGCCGGTGTACCGCGAGACGGAACTGCCCGGCGCGGTGCTGGCCAGGGTCGCGTCGAGCCACCTGCGGGTCGGCAGCTTCCAGTACGCGTCGCTGGTCGCGGGCCACACCGGCGACCTCGGCGTGCTGCGCCGACTGGCCGACCATGCGATCGCCCGGCACCACCCGGACGCCGCCGGGAGCGGGCAGCCGTACCGCGCGCTGCTGGAGGCCGTCACCGGCGTGCAGGCCGACCTGATCGCGCAGTGGATGCTGGTCGGCTTCGTGCACGGGGTGATGAACACCGACAACATGACGATCTCGGGCGAGACGATCGACTACGGCCCGTGCGCGTTCATGGAGGCCTTCGATCCGCAGACGGTGTTCAGCTCTATCGACAGCATGGGCCGCTACGCCTACGGCAACCAGCCGGCGATCGCGCTGTGGAACCTGGCGCGTTTCGCCGAGGCGCTGCTGCCGCTGTTCACCGAGGACCCGGAGGATCTCGACACGGCGGTCGCGATGGCCGAGGAGTCGCTGGGCACGTTCCGAACCCGCTACGAACAGCGGTGGGCCGAAGGGATGCGCGCCAAGCTGGGGATCGGCTCGGCCGCGCCGGAGCAGGCCGACGCGTTGATTGCCGAGCTGCTCGTCCAGATGCAGGGCAGCCGCGTCGACCACACGTCGTTCTACCGCCGGCTGGCCTCGGCGGCGCGCGGTGACGCCGAGCCCGCGCGCGGCGAGTTCGTCGACCTCGCCGCGTTCGACGCCTGGCTGGCGCGCTGGCGCGAACTCGGACCCGATCCGGCCGCGATGGACGCGGTGAACCCGATCTACATTCCGCGCAACCACCTCGTGGAGGAGGCACTGGCAGCGGCGACGGACGGCGACCTCGGCCCGGTCGGCTCACTGCTGGACGCGGTGCGGTCTCCGTTCGAGGAACGGGCCGGGCTCCAGCGCTACGCCGAACCGGGCCGCGAGGAGTTCTCCGCCGGGTTCCGAACCTTCTGTGGGACCTGA
- a CDS encoding mycobacterial-type methylenetetrahydrofolate reductase: MSLNTIALELVPPNVDRGREQALEDAEKVLRCSAEAGVGGRVRHVMIPGMIEEDDDRPLEMKPKLDVLEFWSMIRPELPGVRGLCTQVTAFMDEPTLRARLTELGGSGFDGIAFVGVPRTLNDGEGSGVAPTDALTMFDEVVANRGVILIPTREGEQGRFTFKCDRGATYGMTQLLYSDTIVDFLTEFAATTEHRPEILLSFGFVPAVETKVGLINWLIQDPGNAAVAAEQDFVKRLAGAEPVERRKLMVDLYKRVVDGVGELGFPLSVHFEATYGVNTPAFQTFAEMLAYWAPDRG; this comes from the coding sequence GTGAGCCTGAACACCATCGCTCTCGAGTTGGTGCCGCCGAACGTCGACCGGGGCCGCGAGCAGGCCCTCGAGGACGCCGAGAAGGTGCTGCGGTGTTCAGCCGAGGCAGGGGTCGGCGGCCGGGTCCGGCACGTCATGATCCCCGGCATGATCGAGGAGGACGACGACCGTCCGCTCGAGATGAAGCCCAAGCTCGACGTCCTGGAGTTCTGGTCGATGATCAGGCCGGAACTGCCCGGGGTCCGGGGGCTGTGCACCCAGGTGACCGCGTTCATGGACGAACCGACGCTGCGCGCCCGGCTGACCGAACTCGGCGGCAGCGGTTTCGACGGGATCGCGTTCGTCGGCGTGCCCCGCACGCTGAACGACGGCGAGGGCTCCGGGGTGGCGCCCACCGACGCGTTGACGATGTTCGACGAGGTCGTGGCCAACCGCGGCGTCATCCTCATCCCGACCCGCGAGGGCGAGCAGGGCCGGTTCACCTTCAAGTGCGACCGTGGCGCCACCTACGGCATGACGCAGCTGCTGTACTCCGACACGATCGTCGACTTCCTGACCGAGTTCGCCGCGACCACCGAGCACCGGCCCGAGATCCTGCTGTCGTTCGGTTTCGTGCCTGCGGTGGAGACGAAGGTCGGACTAATCAACTGGCTGATCCAGGATCCCGGCAACGCCGCCGTCGCCGCCGAGCAGGACTTCGTCAAGAGGCTGGCCGGCGCGGAACCGGTGGAACGCCGCAAGCTGATGGTCGACCTGTACAAGCGGGTGGTCGACGGTGTCGGTGAGCTCGGCTTCCCGCTCAGCGTGCACTTCGAGGCGACCTACGGCGTCAACACGCCCGCATTTCAGACGTTCGCGGAGATGCTGGCCTACTGGGCTCCCGACCGCGGGTGA
- a CDS encoding VOC family protein has translation MTSAHLPVGRLGATSIDCPNPAELADFYAALLGMRRLVETPDGGVVAITDGAAILAMMRVDPYVAPTWPAGDQPQQMHLDVSVDDLDRAIAAAEGLGARQAAGQPQPALWRVMLDPAGHPFCLTTVGAA, from the coding sequence ATGACCTCGGCGCATCTCCCGGTCGGCAGGTTGGGCGCGACCTCGATCGACTGCCCGAATCCGGCTGAGCTGGCGGACTTCTATGCCGCGCTGCTCGGCATGCGGCGCTTGGTCGAGACGCCGGACGGCGGCGTCGTCGCGATCACCGACGGCGCGGCGATCCTGGCGATGATGCGCGTCGACCCCTATGTCGCGCCGACGTGGCCCGCGGGGGACCAACCGCAGCAGATGCACCTCGACGTATCGGTCGACGACCTCGACCGGGCCATCGCGGCCGCCGAGGGGCTGGGCGCGCGCCAGGCCGCTGGGCAGCCGCAGCCCGCGCTGTGGCGGGTGATGCTCGACCCGGCCGGCCACCCGTTCTGCCTGACGACGGTGGGCGCCGCCTGA
- a CDS encoding WS/DGAT/MGAT family O-acyltransferase, translating to MSANSVRLGLQDLIFIYGETSSSKMHVAGLLPFTPPADASVEYLREMIADARRREVTRPWNLKLAHPRLQFSPLHSWVVDKDFDFDYHVRRSALASPGDERELGILVSRLHSNHLDLTRPPWELHVIEGLEDGRFALYLKIHHALVDGYSAMRMLSRSMSTDPESRDTRLFFNVPLPERKRPLASTETVNPIASTLRALGGIGSTVTGGVSSAVDLATAVVNTQIRRDGDYAQIAGSASAPHSILNARISRNRRFATQQYEFDRLKKLSSQHGATINDVALAILGGGLRAFLSEIDELPDRSLIAFLPVNVRPKGDEGGGNAVGAILAPMGTDIADPVERLEVITAATRAAKAQLQTMSPAAIIAYSAALLAPAGGQIAGALTGVQTPWPYTFNLCVSNVPGPREPLWFNGSRLEATYPVSIPIHGMALNITLQSYADTINIGFVGCRDTLPHLQRLAVYSGEALAALEKASES from the coding sequence GTGAGCGCCAACAGTGTCAGGCTCGGTCTGCAGGATCTGATCTTCATCTACGGCGAGACGTCGAGTTCGAAGATGCACGTGGCCGGCCTGCTGCCGTTCACCCCGCCCGCTGACGCGAGCGTCGAGTATCTGCGGGAGATGATCGCCGACGCGCGCCGCCGGGAGGTGACCCGGCCGTGGAACCTCAAGCTCGCCCACCCCCGGCTGCAGTTCAGCCCGCTGCACAGCTGGGTGGTCGACAAGGACTTCGACTTCGACTACCACGTGCGCCGGTCGGCGCTGGCCAGTCCGGGCGACGAACGCGAGTTGGGCATCCTGGTGTCGCGGTTGCACAGCAACCACCTGGACCTGACCCGGCCACCGTGGGAACTGCACGTGATCGAGGGGCTCGAGGACGGCCGCTTCGCGCTGTACCTGAAGATCCACCACGCGCTCGTCGACGGCTACAGCGCGATGCGGATGCTCAGCCGCAGCATGTCCACCGACCCTGAGTCGCGCGACACCCGGCTGTTCTTCAATGTGCCGCTGCCCGAACGCAAGCGACCGCTGGCCAGCACCGAGACGGTGAACCCGATCGCCTCGACGCTGCGGGCACTCGGCGGGATCGGGTCGACGGTCACCGGCGGGGTGAGCTCGGCGGTCGACCTGGCCACGGCCGTGGTGAACACGCAGATCCGGCGCGACGGTGACTACGCCCAGATCGCGGGTTCGGCGTCGGCGCCGCACAGCATCCTCAACGCGCGCATCAGCCGCAACCGGCGCTTCGCCACCCAGCAGTACGAGTTCGACCGGCTCAAGAAGCTGAGCTCCCAGCACGGGGCGACCATCAACGACGTCGCGCTGGCGATCCTGGGCGGCGGGCTGCGGGCGTTCCTCTCCGAGATCGACGAGCTGCCGGACCGCTCGCTGATCGCGTTCCTGCCCGTCAACGTCCGGCCCAAGGGCGACGAGGGCGGCGGCAACGCGGTGGGCGCGATCCTCGCGCCGATGGGCACCGACATCGCCGATCCGGTGGAGAGGCTCGAGGTGATCACCGCGGCGACGCGGGCGGCGAAGGCGCAGCTGCAGACGATGTCGCCGGCGGCCATCATCGCCTACAGCGCCGCGCTGCTGGCGCCTGCGGGCGGTCAGATCGCCGGCGCGCTGACCGGCGTGCAGACGCCGTGGCCCTACACCTTCAACCTGTGCGTGTCGAATGTGCCCGGTCCACGGGAACCGTTGTGGTTCAACGGTTCCCGACTGGAAGCCACCTATCCGGTGTCCATCCCGATCCACGGCATGGCACTGAACATCACGCTGCAGAGCTACGCCGACACCATCAACATCGGGTTCGTCGGCTGCCGCGACACGCTGCCGCACCTGCAGCGGCTGGCCGTCTACAGCGGCGAGGCACTCGCCGCGCTCGAGAAGGCCTCCGAGAGTTGA